Part of the Terrisporobacter glycolicus ATCC 14880 = DSM 1288 genome is shown below.
CTATAAATCTTAAACTCACCTCTAGAAAAATTAAATGAAGATATATTTAATTCTCGAAGCTCATTTAATCTTAAACCATATGTAACAAATAAAGCTAATATAGCCTTATCTCTTAGTTTTGTTTTCTCCCAATAAATTAATTCCTTATCTGTTAATCCTTGACCGCTTTCTACGGCGTCTAACATTTTAGCCACCTCATCTATATCAAGTCTTTTTATAGCGTCAGGTTGAGGCTTAGGAAGCTTTATAGGGTTAAATCCATCTGTAATATTGTTATCTAACTGTTCATTTCTATATAGAAACTTAAATAGAGTAGAGATAGATGATTTTTTTCTAGCCAAAGCACGATTATTGTTCTCATATATTAATGTAGTATTATTTCTATCTCTATAATATCTAGGACAATAATCTCCTAAAAATAAGTTAACATCTCTAGCTTTAATGTTATTAAATTCTTCAAGTTTAATTTCTTCTGATGATTGGGCAATTGATATGTCAGTTTCATTTATTATGTAGTCACAGAAAAAGCATATATCTTCTAAGTAAGCAGATCTTGTTGAAACAGCTACAGAACCTTTTAAGTATATAAAATAGTCCTTCATAAAAGGTGGGAGCTTATTTTCGAAAGAGATGCTTTTTTCTATAAGTTCGTGTTCCTTTAAAACGATGTTATTTGGTTTATCTGATTTATTATTAATTTTTAATGTTTTTTTACTCATATAAAATACCACCTTAAAATAATTTTCATTAATGAAAATACCATAAATACAGTGCAGTTACAATAAAAAGTAATGAAATAGTAATAAAAAATAAAGATATATGAATTATAAGAAATTTATCAAAAAGAGTACCTTTTAGGCTATATTATATCCTACTATTCCCTAAATATACATTTAGAAACTAGTTATGCATATCACTCTTTTTACTTTAATAATGATAATCCTAAATAATACATAATAAAATAATTGCTAATTTGGTCCCTTTAATAAATATGTAAAAAAATAATCATGCAGCTATTCTACATGATTATTTTTAATAATAATTCTATACTATCTAGGCTCTATAATTAACTTTATAGCAGTTTTTTGTTCGCCATCAATCTCTATATCAGTAAATGCAGGCACACAGACTAAATCTAGCCCACTTGGTGCAACAAAACCTCTTGCAATAGCAATTGATTTTACTGCTTGATTTAGCGCACCTGCACCAATTGCTTGTATTTCTGCACTTCCCTTTTCCCTTAGTACTCCTGCTAGAGCTCCAGCTACAGAATTAGGATTAGACTTTGATGAAACTTTTAATACTTCCATTTCAATATCCTCCTTGATTTGTTTTAAAACAATTTTTAATTTCAATTTTACATAAGTATAGTGATTTAAGTAATAATTTAAAGTACTAAATAATCTAACTTAATATTTATTTCTATACTCATAATAAAAATACCTTTTTTTATAATAAAATAGTTTTTATTAATTATGTAGTTAATTATTGATGCAAGATATAAATATCAAATATAATATATTATAAAGGGGTTATAAAAATATATTTAATATTTGAGGAGGAACTAAATGAAGCTTTGTCGTTTTAATTATTTTCTAACAGAAAATGAGAAATTAACTTTTTTTACTGAATGTAAATTAAAAAGTATTACTGCTTTTGACATACTTGATACAGAGGGCTTATTGTTAGCTTCTGATAGAAGATTAATATTTTGTAAATTGATAGGAGATCATCCTCACTTACTACAATCATATGAGTATAAGTATATAACATCTTGTAATATTAAAGAAAATGAAGATAATAAATACTTATACATGAAATATAATGGAGATCCTGTAAAAATAATGGGATTAGATAAACCTGTATATGAGGATATCCTGAATTATATTTCTCAATAGATTATGTAAATTAAAAGTATGACAGAAATAGTATGAAAATTATTTTAGGTTATTTTTATACTATTTTTTTGTTAGGTCTACTCTTTTTAAATTTGAGACAAAGTCTTCTGATAAACCTGTTACCTCTGTTATAAAGTGAATATTTGCGTTTTTATTTAAAAGGTTAACTGCCATTTCTGTTTTTGTAGCTAGAAGTTGCTCACTAGTATCATTTAATTCTTGATTATCTTGCTTATTGTAGTTATCTTTAATTGATGATGATTGATTATTGTTGATTTTTGATTTGCAATATTTAAACGAAGACATTAACTCTTTTATTAGTAGTAATAAGGATGGAATTATAAAATAAATACTGCAACCTAGTATGCCAACAAGTGTGGTTAAGTAAATAAGGAAAGAATTAATTTTTGTTATTTCAATGTTGAATATTTTTTTATGGTTTGTATTTGGCAATGCCATAGCTATTGCCATAATAAATGTTAAAAAACATAATGGGTATAACATATAACTTGCTAATATACCATTAAAACTAATTATATCAAAGTTGCCATTTAAGTTAGAATAGATGAGTAAATCTCCTCTTAAATAGCAATAGATACAAGATACTATTCCTAGAATACCTCCGCAGGCTTGAGAATACCATTGATAAAATTTCATCTAACTATCCCCTTCTTAAAAATTATTAAATTATTATAAATATATAAATCTGTATATTAATATATTATTTATAAAAGTATATGAAAGAATAATTAAAAATATCTTTATATTTAACGTAAAAAGTTATATAATCTTTATTGCTTGCATTTTTAATAGAACTAAATACTCACTTAGCTAATGTGTTATATTACTAAGTAGAGGGGAGATTAGAAGAATGAATAATATGGAATTTATTTTTAAAGTTTTATTTCTTGTGTTTTCAGTTATGTGGGCAGGTAATATATTATTATTTAGATCTGAAAGACAAATAATAATTAATCCTGTTTTGATTATTATTGCTTCTATTCTAGTAGTCTTACCAGATACTAAAGAAATCTTTAGTATCGATGTTGAAGAAGCTAAATCTACTTTATATATAACTTACTGTTTAGTAGTTGTATGGGGATTAATAATAACTAGAAGAAAAACTGATTTATTCTAAAATAAAAAGGCGTATAGCCTTTTTATTTTACAATAGCTTTAATGACAACTGTTGAAGATGTATATTTATTAGTGTTTAACGTTACAACTACATAATATATGCCATCCTTAGTAAATGAAATAGTATTATCATTTGATATGGATGTTACTGCAGGATTATTTGTCTGTATATATAGTTTACAATCCTTTGATATATCTTTTGAAGGCTCCCAGTAGTTAGTGTAGTTGTTTATTGACTTATACAATAAGCTTCTTATATTTATTTTTTCGTTTTTTTCTAGAGTTATTTTAGTTTTATTGCTACATAACTCATATTGTGACTTTTCAGATTGAATAAAATTTAAATCATGATCCACATCTACCTTTTTCTTTTCCAATAAATCAATTACTTTATTTTCTGTTAGATAGTTATTCTCTAAATTTATGTGTTTTACATTTTCTAGATTTAAAATTTCATTAGGTAATGTTTTAATGTCATTGTTCCAAAATATAAAAGTATCTATATTCTTTAATGTTGATATACCAGTTAAATCTTCTATGCCTTCGTTGCTGGCATAAAACTCTCCATCTAAAGATTTTAACTTTGATAAAGTTATTTCTTCATTGGGGAAGTAGTCGTATATTACATCACGAAAATCACTATCTGGAAATAAATCAGTTAATTCTTGTTTAGTAAGAGGTATGTTTTCATTTTTTAGTGGAACTAAACCCATAGATAGCGTTAATAATATAAATAATGAACATAATTTTAAAATTTTCATTTAATAAAAAACCTCCCATAGAATAATAGTATATTACTAAATTTCTATGGAAGGTTTTTATTCCCTTGTACTTCATGTCTACTTTCGTACAATATATTAATGTATTTTTCTACTTGTTTTTATGTTTTAACTTTATTTTAATGTATTTACTACTTTTTGTGCTTCACATCTATATATTTTTAATCCTTGAGATATAAACTTATCTTCATATTCTGTTGTGATGTTTTCTATATCTTCATTATTTGCTAAGTCTAATGAAATATTTTTTAATTTCCATGGATTATTACAAAATTCATTTAGGGTAAATTCGAATAATTTCTCGTTATCTGATTTAAAATGTACCTCTCCATCATCTTTTAAAATGTGGTAATATTTTTGTAAAAAGTTTGTATGTGTTAGCCTTCTCTTTGCCCATCTTTTCTTTGGCCATGGATCACAGAAATTTATATACACTCTTGATAATTCATTTTTATCAAAGTAATCTTCTATACTATTAACGTTGCCCCATATGAAAATTATATTTGTTAAATTATCATTGGCAGCTTTTTCTACTGCTTTTAATAATACCTCTTCTTTGATTTCCATTGCAATATAATTTATATTGGGATTTAGTTTTGCTAAAGTAGTGATAAATTTACCTCTACCTGTTCCGAATTCTGCGTGTATTTCATTGTCATTGCCGAATACTTTACTCCACTGTCCTTTTAAACTTTCTATGTCTTCGTTTTTAACATAATTTTCATAGCTTAATAATTTTAGGTCTGAACCTTTTTTCTTTCTTCTTCTCACTTATCTCTACTCCTTTAGTACAAAATAATAGAGTACTAGATAATTCACTAGTACTCTATATGAATAATTAACAGTCGCAACCACCTGAACAACCAGAACAACCTCCGCCACCGTTAGAAGGCATATTTTCAACCATAACAACAAATCCTCTGTTTGGCATTTCTTGAATGATTACATTTCCGTATGTTAAGAATTCGTCTTGATTCATTATAAAGTGAATTCCTTCTACGTCACACGATACATCTTCACCTTCTATTTCGCTATCTAGAGCTAAAGCAAAGTTTGGCCCTGAACAAGCAAAACCTGCAAAGTATACTCTTACATTATTTGGTTTATCTTGATTGTCTGCTATTATTTCTTTTAAAGCATTTATAGCTGATTCTGGTGCAAATACTTTCATATTTAATCCACCTTTCTATTTTTAGTTTGGTCATCTTATATAAGTATACAATAAAATCTAAACTATTTAAATAAGAAGCTTTCAAATATTTAAATATATATGTAAATTTTATGCAACTATGTATAGTGTTTGATTTATATTTTTGACAAAATCCTTTGATAATATAATATTATATAGTTTTTATTTTTTTATTTTATTATATATTTTTAAAGTTTTGAGTTATAGATTTGATTTATTTTAAATATTGAAGACATAAAATATATACTTTTATGCCAAAAATGTAATAATATTGAAATTACAATATTTTAATAAGATAAATAAAAGCATATGTCAGTACTATGCCAGTAAAATATTTACTTTTTTTCTGGTATTTATGGTAAAATATATTTAT
Proteins encoded:
- the trmB gene encoding tRNA (guanosine(46)-N7)-methyltransferase TrmB, which codes for MRRRKKKGSDLKLLSYENYVKNEDIESLKGQWSKVFGNDNEIHAEFGTGRGKFITTLAKLNPNINYIAMEIKEEVLLKAVEKAANDNLTNIIFIWGNVNSIEDYFDKNELSRVYINFCDPWPKKRWAKRRLTHTNFLQKYYHILKDDGEVHFKSDNEKLFEFTLNEFCNNPWKLKNISLDLANNEDIENITTEYEDKFISQGLKIYRCEAQKVVNTLK
- a CDS encoding stage V sporulation protein S translates to MEVLKVSSKSNPNSVAGALAGVLREKGSAEIQAIGAGALNQAVKSIAIARGFVAPSGLDLVCVPAFTDIEIDGEQKTAIKLIIEPR
- a CDS encoding tyrosine-type recombinase/integrase, with product MSKKTLKINNKSDKPNNIVLKEHELIEKSISFENKLPPFMKDYFIYLKGSVAVSTRSAYLEDICFFCDYIINETDISIAQSSEEIKLEEFNNIKARDVNLFLGDYCPRYYRDRNNTTLIYENNNRALARKKSSISTLFKFLYRNEQLDNNITDGFNPIKLPKPQPDAIKRLDIDEVAKMLDAVESGQGLTDKELIYWEKTKLRDKAILALFVTYGLRLNELRELNISSFNFSRGEFKIYRKRGKEVLMPINKTCEYVVKDYIYNERPNSELLNEEVKDALFLSLQKKRLTPKSIRQLVKKYTSICMNTSRENGYSPHKLRATAATSLIQSGFSIYDVKTLLDHDNVTTTQLYAAHKKNIKRDIVNNFEWIDEDNDELEEIDENSDNL
- a CDS encoding PH domain-containing protein, producing the protein MKLCRFNYFLTENEKLTFFTECKLKSITAFDILDTEGLLLASDRRLIFCKLIGDHPHLLQSYEYKYITSCNIKENEDNKYLYMKYNGDPVKIMGLDKPVYEDILNYISQ